The sequence TTAAACACCAGCAATTTATTTTGATCTTTTTTGGAGTGCCAAGAAGAATATATTAGGAAACAATACATGTTCATATTCACAAAAATTGGCGATGCTAATATCGAATCCCGTGGCTTGTTTTCAGTTGTTACTTTTAGCCTAGCAGAAGCAGCAATCATGGATACCAGTACTTGGTTTTTTGGTTGTTATGCCTGATCAGGAGGAGCAAAGTAAAACTGCAGATGAACAGGACAGAGTATCATGAAAGGTCACTACTGTTGTTCTTCAGGTAAGCCAAACTGTATATGCACATCATGCATTCCGGTCAATAAATTATCATCTTTCACAAGAAAATTGACAGAATGCTCTGCACTATCAGAGTTGATATTAGGAGCCTATCACAACACCGGTTATATTGATCATACAATGGCTGATACCTCCACTCTTGTGTATACCATAGTACTGCTGTGACTAGTAATGACATGGATTCTAGTGGCACTGGCGGAGCTCctgcctttctttctttttttctttcttcctagCATATAAATGTACCCATGAAAAGGAATGTGAAAGAACGAAATTGTTATTCAGCGACATACTGATGAAAGTGTACACGGAAAGATGAAGAATCCATATTCTTTCATTGCTGAGAATCAAGTGCATAGCATTAAAATCCTCTGCTGAAAGCTGAAGAACAagcatccttttttttttcctttttcttttttaaaaaagaaaggcaTAAGAATAAACAGACCAAAATATGTCACATACTCTTTAAAGCTATCTAGTTTAGATGCTTGGATATTATATGGTTTTTAAATTGTATCGAAGCTAATCAATTAGTAGCAAATATAAAAGAGCTGCGGATTGCAGCGCTATTGTATCCAGGATTTATAAAATCATAGACGGCCATCAAAATGTTATTTATACTTTGTACTAGTATTTATTATCATCAGTATTTATTCTTAAGCTAGTCGTAAATGTTGTTTGCATGAAATGTTCAATTCTGAAACTAACTAGTACAACGTACTTGCTTAAGTACTGTGAAACCTGTGGCCTAAGACTTGGACAATTAGGATCTCCTGATTTAGCATTCATATCTTTGTACTACGTATGTTGTTATTATGATATCTATTCATGAAGATCCATACAGTCAGAATTCTCAATACGTGTAATATTGttagaaaaaactaaaagttCATAATCACGCGGCATTGTGTAATAACTTTTCATATTTCCCCTGTTACTAAAGCAATACTAGAGAGAAGGAACAATTTGTCTAAAATAAGATAAGAAGTAACTAAAAAGGAGGGCAACAGGGTAACTCAGTAACAAAGGAACAAATTTATAAATCTCTTCACAAGAATGAAGAATATCACACATTTCCCCTCATTCTTGAAGCTAATTAACATTCAATACAACAACAAGCATAACAACAAAATGATAAAACCATGACGCCTCACATTATACCTGTCAGCTACATGAGAACGCCTAATATTCGAGGATAACTCATCTAGCTGATATTATATAGCAAGCATCATTCAGTTCTTTGCACTGAGATCAGTCATTTTGCGCAACGGTACTAGTGTTAGAATCCTTCTTAAAAATCAATTCGTCCCAAACTTCATGTGCATTGCTGAAGTACCGGAATTCTGAAACTTTCAGAGTTTAGCAAGCATGTGGGCCAACTCCTCATCGGTTACCTCAATGTCCTGGTGCTTACTGATGGCCTCCGCAAGTCGGGCTGCTAACTGGTGCTTgcactgaagaaaaaaaaagcaattagTCCATGAAAAAGAGATCAACGAACATCTCAGTACTCAGTAGTCACGAGCCGATAATTGCAATTGCAATAGCGCGATGAAGAAACAAAAGCAATTACTCCATGAAAAGAGAGATCAACAAGCATTCCAGTACTCAGTAGTCACGAGCTGATAATTGCAACTGCGATAGCACCATATGAAGAAACATAAGCAGCTAGTCCATGAAAAAGAGATCAACAAGCATCTCAATATTCAGTAGCCGCGGGCTGATAGTTGCAATTGTAATAGCGCCatgaagaaacaaaattaaagcAATTACTATGCAAAAGAGATCAACAAGCATTTCAGTAACCAGTCAAaataaaacagtaaaaaaaaagcatttcaGTACTCAGTACTTCAGTAATAGCTGATAATTGCAATTGCAATGGTGCCATGTTTCTTTTGTGTTTATAGGTTATCCGTTTCTTGTGTCCATGAAATTCAGTGTGCCTGATTGAAAGATGTACGGATTCAGATGCAGTAACAGCAGCAGGTCAGAATGCCACACTTACGCAGAGCTgctcgccgcggccgacgaTGTCGTAGAAGAAGGAGTAGCAGGTGCAGAGGTGCTCCGGGAAGCAGATgtactcctccttcctcctcgacTCCCCCATCACCTGAATCGCCGAGACGCAAAACCCTAGGTCAGGCAAATCCTCACTCACTCACTTTTGGCTGTGACACGAAGAAGAACAGGAGGAATCGAGCGATGGGGGAGCTGACCAGGAAGAGCGAGCGGCCGCTGGGCGCGCCGGTGACGCGGCGGACGCCGCCCTCGTCGAGGATCTTGCAGGCGCGCACCATGTTCTTGCCGAACAAGGCCTCGAGGCTGTTTCGAAGCAACCGAGGtcaaggaagaggagggagcgaggcggcgggcgcttGGTTTTACTCACATGGATAGGTGCTCGTCGGAGGCTTGGCCCGCGGACCTGATCTCCGCCCACACCGCGTCGGCCACGGCGAGGGCGACCCCGGCGGTGACGGACAttgcggcggcggttgcggtggcggtggcgcgcgcaAGGTGTTCGACGTTTTGACGCAGTGATAGAGGAAGGATGGAGACTTACATGTGGGCTCCACCATGTCAGGGCAGTTCAGTTCATCAAAGAAAATCGAATGCAAAAGTGGACAAAACACGCAAAAATCTTGATTAATTTCTGATTACAAACACTCGAGGTGACAATCGAagctagataaaaaaaaaatcaaaatcatgtACTTCTATACGCATTTCAATTCTCTGAACAAACATAGTGCCATGATCTACATCATAACCGATGTTATGACAAAAAACATGGAGAATCTAACGCAAGAAACGCTAAGAACAGAGTGGCAATCGGCAGAGAATGCCGTAATCACATCAGCGGTTGTGGAGAGGGTCCGACGAGTTGGGCACTCGCCGCGCGCTGCCACGGACCAGCTGCCCGTCCGTCGCCGGGAACCGCGGCCACCTCCTCGCCCGCACGtcgagcttcgccgccgccccgtcgtcgtccggcGGCTTCGCTtcttcggcgccggcgacgtcgtcaCCGCCGTGTCCCCcgacgaccgccgccgtcgcggcgagcAATGTCAGGAgcaggacggcgaggaggagcagtaGCCTTTGGCTGGCCATCTCCTGCATGGAGGGACAGAGTTTACTGTATCTATCAGAGAAGCTGCACTTGTCTGAATCTTCTAATGCAGAGTAGCAGTATCAGTCTATCTATCAGAACTGAAGTACTACTACCAGTGTACTACTGGTTACTGATTagagagcagcagcagagagAGAGTTTTATTACTGGGATGTTTAAGCTTAACAACTTGGCAAAGTGGTGCTCACATTGGCACATTGAAGATTAGTAATGGTGATTAGAGCAACAGTCAAAAAAATTCAAAGGTGAAAAGCCCTTTTCTGCCCTAGTGATGAGGTGTAGGAGCTAATGCACAATCATTTGCCATTTTGTCAACTTTGCACCGCATGACTCGAAAAGACAAACTGCATGCTACTCCTAGCAGTAGCAGTGCCATCTTTGAAAAAAATCAGAagcagagaaagaaagaaacacagTAGCAGAAGATTCATCATTTCATCTGCTTCTTCTTTCTGTCACATTCTGAAAAACACAAAGAACATATACACGCTAAGCTTCAGAAATTGGCTAGTAACAAACTAATCATATACATTAATCTTCAGAAATTGAGGCATCTGAGTCCCAAATGACGCAACCTTTTTGGCGTGTCATTACTTTTAGAAGGGGGTTAGTTAGTGCAGAATTGGAGGTTAGCGACAGATGATTAGTAGTAATTGGGAGCAGGTGAATTGGCCCGGGAAACAGGGGACACGGCTTTCCACAAGAGAAAGGCCTTGAGCTCCAAAGCCTATGCCCTGCATGCTGCTGCACTGCCATGGCCATTTTGCCCTGCCATTGCCTGCAGCTTCTTTTTTCTCAACTTTTACCGAACCAAACAACCAGCACGGGCAGTGCCTCTGCTTGCTGCACCGAGGGCTCAGCTTTCCATTTGCATCGGGCAGCTAACGCTGGGAGTTGTTTTGTGCACTTGTGCGTGTTGGATTGTGTCCACTGCTGCTGGAGAGCGGAGAGGAGACAGGAACACATGAATGCCTGGTCCTGTCACAAGTTTTGTTTGCTGAATCTTACGGAGTATTATgcttgtagtagtagtacgtgATTAGAGTGACGGTATGTCACTGTTGCATTATCAGTGGAGATAATGCATTGAGGATCACTGGGGTTTTCAGCTTGCCAATGCTGCattatcttctttttcttttttgaaacacATAAACTTTTATAAAGCAAGGACAAAGTTGATGGGATTAAATCCCGTTACATCGCCGAATGATAAGAACTGAAAGCAAAGAGCCATCCTTATCGAAAGGAAGGTTAACTAAGTGTCCTTCCTAATGAAACCGAACAACAGTAAAACGGCAGATCAGGGAGCTACGGTATTGCAAAGTTTGGGTCTCCTTTGAACTACACTCCACTTGATAGACCGATAATTCTTTTGGGCTGCCTCCAACGGAAACAACACAAAAGTATACGTGATCAAAGAAAAAACCAATGCTattggaaaacgagagagagaagaaaagcgtactccctccatccgatTTTAAGCGCAGTTGTGAATTTCCATATCCAACATTTGATCTTATTTGAGATTTTttagattagtatttttattgttattagatgataaaacatgagtagtattttatgtgtaacttttttttaaaaaaatttaaataagacggacgattaaagatTGAACACGGAAACTTGTAACTAGACTTAagatgagacggagggagtagtagcacAGTTGAAGGTAGTGTCAGCCCAAGTCCAGCCTGGCATGATACTGGGCTTCCTTTCTTCCTGTAAGGTCTGCATATTGGGCCAGGCCCATCCCATCCATGGCCCAACGTAAGCCCATCTCGAAATGCGCGTTCACCTTCCGGAGATCTTCTAGAAGCGAAGCGAACCAAATCGAACCCCACCCTCCAAGTCTCCGACCGGCACagcctcttttctctctctcggtctctcccctctccacgcCACAgatctctcccctctccatctCCCACTTACCCGCAGCCATGGCGGAGGACgcccccagcgccgccgccgccgaggggagCCAGCACGCGTCGGCCGCGGAGGaaggctccgccgccgccgcagctcccgcGGCACCAGCCGCCAAGGCCGCGGAGGCGCTGCTCCCGTCGCTCAGCATCTGGCCCCCGTCGCAGCGCACGCGGGACGCCGTGGTGCGCCGCCTCGTGCAGACGCTGGCCGCGCCCAGCATCCTCTCCCAGCGCTACGGGGCCGTCccggaggccgaggccgagcgcgccgccgccgcggtcgagGCCGAGGCCTACGCCGCCGTCACCgagtcgtcgtccgccgccgccgccccggcctcCGTCGAGGACGGGATCGAGGTGCTGCAGGCGTACTCCAAGGAGgtcagccgccgcctcctcgagctcgccaaGTCCCGCGCCGCTCCgtctccggcagcggcggcgcccgcggagGGGGCCGCGTCCGAGTcggaggctgctgctgctgctgctcctgctccagTGGAGGAGTAAGGTTGTTTGGTTTGGCCCTGCGCTTAGATCCACCAAAGAACTGCTGCTATTTTGGCATTTCCTTGGAGATTATTCGTGATTTCCTCCGCTTATGATCACTAGTACCTCTATAAGTATTAGGAATGTGCGCTTGAGATGATGAATTGATGTTTGTTACTTGAACCTGGTACCTTGTTACAAATGTTTAAGCTATATCATAGGTGCATGTTTGCCCTCGCATATGTGATATGTATAAGGCTATTCTTGAATCTGTTTGTGCATGTTTGCATGAGCTCATATGTTCTGATTATTTAGCTAAATGCAGTTGAAATGTTATACTAGTGGTTCCAGAGTTCCAGGAGTATGCAGTATTATTGTGCATTTAATTTAAACCTGGGTACTTGAACTCTGCCAGTTCTTACTTCTTACTGCTATGATTGGTGTGGTATCTAGATCTGTAGTTGTAGACTGGTAGCAGAAGAAAGGGAACTACCTAGTTCAATCTTAATGATCTAACCAGACCTATGAAATCTTATAACAAGTTACGTGGTCCTTCATAAATTGGAAGAGGTGTTTATCGAAGTTGATTCAACGAGCATTGGATGTTAAGCTATGCAGCAGGTGGCATTTGAATGAAGAATATCAAACTGCAAGGACATGAAGGCATAGTACATTTCTCTCTCCAGGGGATTATTACTCTCATTTGCAAAGTTAGATTACATAATGAGGATTTGAAATTATAAGGCAGTTTTGGGCTTATGGCTTGTCCTGGATGAAAACTACAGTTtgccatctctttttttttcccctctgctATTCTTTTCATCCATTTTTGTGCTGTCTGAAATGTGGAACGTACCACCAGCAAAATGAATTCACCACATGGACCTAGATTGCATTACTAGATTGGAAAAGGAACCAATTCTGTGGGCCTGACTATCTGTTATGAATTTCAGCTAGAGTCCATAAAGCACAATGGTATCTATTCTGCTTGTATTTACTTTGGATGATCTGAGTTAAATTACTTGATATTATGTATTTTCCCTGTCTGTAGGAGTGTAGGGCATTTTCATGATATTCTGATAGACTTTCAAGCAGTTGCATTGCTTAAAGAATTGTTTGCTGCAATGGGACTAGTATGTAGTATCAGCACCTGTAAATACTGATGATGGCTACATCTTATTTGCATGTACTGCTTATGTTTACTTGAAGGTCCATTCTTTCATTGTACTACCTGCCTACCTGGTGCTGTGTCATATTCATGAAGAACATGGTAtttgaaaagaagaaagaaaaaaaggaaaaggaaaaggaaaaatgccAGCAGTCATGTCGAAGTTGTTCTCACTTCACATGTTTGGTAGCTCAAATAGCTGTGTGCGTTCTTTTGGTTTGgctatttttagatttatgCAGTGCATATATATTACTCTGAAAAACACATTTTTGGTCACATCTGGCCTTCAGTCACCAATCTCTCATTGCTCATTTAATGGTGCTGATCTGGATGCCTGAAGGCCTCTAAAAGTTCTCAGCTGTGCTGAGCAAGATATAACACTTGAAATCTTCAGTTGCTATGTTGTGTTGAATGGCATTCCGGTCATTTCTGCCATGTTTTTCCACAAGTGTGAGCTCACGATAAAACAAgacaattgcatatttgcattagCCATTCCACTTACTGCGGTGATTACCTCCGTGGTAACTCTCAAAGGGCTTGTTCGGCTAATCCTTTCATAATGGGATTCAAGGGAAGAGAATGATAGTTTCACACCTCAGAAGGGATTAACTGAAATAAGCCTGAATTGGGCACATAACTACCATCTACTCTCTGTTTCAAAAGATAGCAACTTATAtggggacgaagggagtacccctccgtttcaaaaGATAGCAACTTATAtagggacaaagggagtacttAGTACTTCACGTGGATGGAGAATAGTGCGTTTGGATGTTGCGACCTATTTATTTCTAGTAGTGGGTGTTCGTGTTGTTGACGCTTGGCGTGACTGTTTTTTCTCGAGTtattatattgtattttttcTGCTATATCAATAGGATACGAATATGTAGCTCTATTTTTCGAGGGAGTATTTTGGGGGGACGGAGTATCTCCCGGTGACCGTGAACGAAAACCAAATTGGCCGAGTCTTCTGTCGCTGTTACTAATCATTAGACGTGACAGTTCAGGTGTTACTTTAGATTTCAGCGGAGCCATCGTTTTGTTTATTCgtggaataagcgaaacgatatatttataaacgaaaagtaatttgtaaataaaactattatatacatgttctcagcgatctaaaaataaaaactgaaaaataaacctcgatgaaaaaaaatatcaaaatcagcttcaaatttaaagttcaaaattcaaattttaaacgATAGTATAAACATAAACGATGAGTCATCTCCCAAATTGCATTGCCGGAGCTAAGCACACGTGGGAAAAGGCGTCGTCCTccaaacaagcaaaaaaaaaaaagtggtccACGTGGACGGAAGCCATTGGCCAGGTGCCCTCATCGATCAATCGCAAAATGCCTCGGGGCCTAAGAAATCTCTAATCCTGGTCCTAAACTTCACGAGCAAGTCACTCGGCATCCCTGGAAGATTCCAGATTTCCAGTAGCGCGACGCCCACACCAACGCAACcgtcgccaacgccgccgccgccgcccggctcGGGTCGGAAGTCGGAACCCGGCGCGCCCGATCGAAGCTTCCGACCTCCTCGCCCGCGCCGACCCGGCCACGTCACCACCACCCGCAGCAATAAGACCCTGGTCGGCGAGCCGCGAGCGAGTTCGAGGCAAACGGCGCCCCCATTCGAAAATCAAAATCTCTtcctcgccctcgcctcgcCTTCCTCTCTCGCCAGTTGCTCCGCGTCCTCGCTCGAGCGCGCGGCGATCCATCCGCGGGAGGGAGAGGTGCGTCATGCGTGCGCTCTGATCGCTCGGGAAACCGTCGTCCTGCTCGATCGCGATTTCGCTGCAGCGGCATTCCGCGCGAGTAGTTcgattaactttttttttttttgcctttgttTTGCTCTTGCAGACGGTGACGGGCGCGCTTGCAGGAGAGGGCGCGGGGTTGAAGTTGAACTCAGCGGGATGGCTTCCTTCGAGATGAGTACGCGACTCGACAaccaccaccctcctcctcctcctcctcttcctttgATTTTTTCGCGCGATTTGTGAGCGGTTTGGTGTAGGATTTGGCCCGCGTTTGCGTCGCTTTCCGTTTTTTTTCCCGTGCGATTTATGAACCGTTTGGTGGGAGATGGgaactagtagtagtatttgcTTTCACGTTTTCGCGCTGTGTTCTACGAGTTGTTTGGTGAAAGATGCATGCCGCGTGTCTCCTTGTAGCTTTGCGTGCTCGATCATGTGCTAATCTGTTCCCCTGTCGATAGCCTTGCGAAAtgctgtcatttttgcagcatGATTGGTCGTGTTTGACAGTTTAAAATGCTGCAAAAAAACTATGTCCGATCGAATCTGTGGCTCCTGGGTTCAAATCACCGGTAACCGGTGTTTTGTTTGGTGAGACAAACCTCGCCAAATTTTCGGTGTTTCGCGTTAAGTTTTGTTTACAAACATAATGTCCCTGGGTTACTGTGGACTGTGGAGAACTTTCCATTACTGTTTTTTAAGTAAAAGCAATTTGTTGTGCTACTATTGTATATGGCAAATAATTGGCACTGCCTCTCTGCACATCGAAGTTAAATTTCTGAGCAAATAAGTTCCGGTTAGCAACTTGAAATCCATTCAGGTTGGGAAAGTTTCAGGTGTCGATGTTTAATGTTTTCAGAACTAGATGAAATTTCGGTCATGTTCGTCCATAGCTGAGATAGCATATTGTCAGTTCATTATTTCAATATGTTTTATCTCAAATTCGCAACGCATCATGTTTTTGAACAGGAGGTCCATCTAATAGTAGCTAAATAATACAACACACGTTCTTCAATTTACACGTTCTTGCAACTGTGAGGTATTGACGTATTGTACAATGTGTATGCATCTCATCCATTTTATCACTTTTGTTTTGACAGAGATTGGGCTGGGCTTATCTGGGTTCGGAGTTCTGTTCTCGTTTCTTGGGATCATCATGCTGTTTGACAAGGGGTTCCTTGCAATAGGAAACGTAAGATTCACTTTCCAGAATAGCTGAATCCTGATGATGCTTCACTGTAACCTCATCCTGATCACTAATTGGTGTGCGTATGTCATGTTGCAGATCCTGTTTGTGTCTGGTGTTTCACTGACCATTGGACCGAAGTCAACCGTGCAGTTCTTTACCAAGCCTAAGAATCACAAGGTCTGTACCATTGCAAACTCCATTCCTCATGAAGACTGTGCTATTTCAGTTCCAGTTCCATTGTAGGCCCATTATGATCTGAAAAATCTACCTCATTGTGCAGGGCTCGATTGCTTTTGGAATTGGCTTCTTCCTGGTCCTTATTGGTTGGCCGTTCTTTGGCATGCTGGCAGAGGCATACGGCTTCGTCAAGCTCTTCAGGTCAGTAAACTCTATGGTGTTTCCACTCTGAAACATGATCATAATCACCTGTGTCTAGGTCATTGTGCATTGTGAAATGGAACACCTGGACGCTGTATCTGAATCTGACTGTGTGTGCTTCTGAATTTTCATCACAGAGGCTTCTGGCCAACTGCTGCTGTTTACCTGCAAAAGAGCCCCACCTTCGGTTGGATATTCCACCACCCTCTTGTGACTTCGGTACGGCTATAAGTCACCACCGGATGTGCTTAAACTCCCTGCTGTCGTCGTAGATTCATAGTCTCTGTTCTTATGGTTGTTCCTGTTTACAAATTTGCAGCTGATCACTAGGTTCAGGGGAAGACGAGTCCCGGTGTGATCGTCGCTTTGCTGCTGGAGCTGGATCACTCCAAGGGATGCCGGGTCACCTGTAAAGAAACTTAGAGCCATACATGCGGTTTTTTGGTTAGTTTGTGATTTGTTGATGCTGCTGGTATGTGAATCTTGTGTCTCTGCTACCAGTACTCTGCCTCAAGACCTCGTTAGTTACTACGCTCGTCAGTTGCCCAGTTGTTCGTAGAAACTAGAAAGACTTTCTTGCTTGTTAATGGGTAGAGAGGGTAGTCATCGTACAGCTATGTTCGCTGCATGATTGGTTGATTGCTAGTAATTGATTTGTAGGTCAGTCCTACGGGAATATTACTGAGTAGCAAAAGCTTTCAGTTCCGGTGCTACGTTTGGTAAAAAAATCATTCTGACTTACATTCATGTTTTTACTGTATGACGTTCTAGGATCCTTTGGAGTTCCTATTTTCCTACGCAAATAATTCGATCTTTTCTGCATGAATCTTCTGACACACAGAACAAttataatactcccttcgttttaggttttaagacgttttaactttggttaaagttaaactgttttaagttcgaccaagtttatagaaaaaaataataacacccaagacaaatatattataaaaatatattcaattattgatttgatgaaattaatttagtattataaatattactatatttgcctATAAACTCAATTaaacttgaaatagtttgaccttgactaaagttaaaacgttttataatctgaaacggagggagtagtataattGAGAAACAATAGAGTGAAATATCACAAAATGAACAAGGTAAACTAAGAAATTAAAAATCAACTAATCCATCAGCACCACAACGTATATAGGATAATAGGATACTGACATCAGTGGAAAGCAGAATGTATCAGTTTCAGAAAGACCTAAGTTCCTACGTGTTCAGGCTTCTGAATGCTAAACCAATCTTCCTCGACCAATTCCTTGGCCATACCGTGCTAAAAAATGATTCCTTTGGCCATACCAATTTGCTCCGTATTATTACACCAATATCAACTATAGTTGTGGTAAAGAAGAGTAAAATGCCACAAAATGAACAAGGTAAACGACGAAACCAAAGTCAGCTAAACCATCAGCGTCGCTGGGTAATTTGAATGACGCATACAGaattgaggggaaaaaaaagaatataccTTTCTCCTATGATTTTACAGGAATGTACTTATTTTTGAAGGTGGTTATTTTGCATCCTAATAATATATAGAGAAAAAGGTGCATTGCACGTATATGTACTAGTATACTCATGATTTTACAGCCTGACTTGAAAACCGTGTCAAGAACCAAAAATAACTAGCAAACAACAGTGCAACACTTGTTGACACGAGGTAGATTATCACTTTCAACCACATATGACTCGTTCT is a genomic window of Oryza glaberrima chromosome 7, OglaRS2, whole genome shotgun sequence containing:
- the LOC127779839 gene encoding uncharacterized protein LOC127779839, producing the protein MSVTAGVALAVADAVWAEIRSAGQASDEHLSILEALFGKNMVRACKILDEGGVRRVTGAPSGRSLFLVMGESRRKEEYICFPEHLCTCYSFFYDIVGRGEQLCCKHQLAARLAEAISKHQDIEVTDEELAHMLAKL
- the LOC127780071 gene encoding vesicle transport protein GOT1-like, with the protein product MASFEMKIGLGLSGFGVLFSFLGIIMLFDKGFLAIGNILFVSGVSLTIGPKSTVQFFTKPKNHKGSIAFGIGFFLVLIGWPFFGMLAEAYGFVKLFRGFWPTAAVYLQKSPTFGWIFHHPLVTSLITRFRGRRVPV
- the LOC127778643 gene encoding MFP1 attachment factor 1-like yields the protein MAEDAPSAAAAEGSQHASAAEEGSAAAAAPAAPAAKAAEALLPSLSIWPPSQRTRDAVVRRLVQTLAAPSILSQRYGAVPEAEAERAAAAVEAEAYAAVTESSSAAAAPASVEDGIEVLQAYSKEVSRRLLELAKSRAAPSPAAAAPAEGAASESEAAAAAAPAPVEE